One part of the Candidatus Hydrogenedentota bacterium genome encodes these proteins:
- the rsgA gene encoding ribosome small subunit-dependent GTPase A, translating to MTGTLEELGYTASLREHYNSVAAEGQCPGRVVEAFQELYTVSTGGRALRCTLSGRLRSRLADRAAYPTTGDWVILAPADATSGVIHDLMPRRGVLLRRAAGERSAAQAIASHIDVAVIVQSADRDFSVNRIDRYISIARAADIRPIAVINKADLVSPEAIGELCAAISSRHPGLHVVTSSVVETGGLEGLRAELLPGETCCFLGSSGVGKSTLINALMGHECAATGAVSEATQRGRHTTTSRTLFALPGGALVIDTPGMRELGLADSGAGVEDSFAEIRDLARACRFSDCSHQEEPGCAVRAAIDEGSLAPAALDSYLRLRREARRFEQSAAELRRTERKHGKMIKQILREKRDRW from the coding sequence ATGACAGGCACGCTGGAAGAGCTGGGATACACGGCGTCGCTGCGGGAGCACTATAATTCCGTCGCGGCGGAGGGACAATGCCCCGGGCGCGTTGTGGAAGCATTTCAGGAGTTGTACACGGTGAGCACCGGCGGCCGGGCGCTTCGGTGCACGCTGTCGGGCCGATTGCGCTCGCGGCTGGCCGATCGCGCGGCGTATCCCACGACGGGCGACTGGGTCATCCTGGCCCCGGCCGACGCGACTTCGGGGGTCATCCACGATCTGATGCCCCGGCGCGGCGTGTTGTTACGGCGAGCGGCGGGGGAACGTTCCGCCGCCCAGGCGATCGCCTCCCACATCGACGTCGCCGTGATCGTGCAGTCCGCCGACCGCGATTTCAGCGTGAACCGCATCGACCGGTACATTTCAATTGCGCGCGCCGCCGATATAAGGCCGATCGCGGTGATCAACAAGGCGGACCTGGTTTCTCCCGAGGCCATCGGGGAACTGTGCGCCGCGATTTCGTCCCGCCATCCCGGCCTGCATGTCGTGACGAGCAGCGTCGTGGAAACCGGTGGGCTGGAGGGCTTGCGCGCCGAACTGCTTCCGGGCGAGACGTGTTGTTTTCTGGGCTCGTCCGGGGTGGGTAAGTCCACGCTGATCAATGCGCTGATGGGACACGAATGCGCGGCGACCGGCGCGGTTTCCGAGGCGACGCAGCGCGGCCGCCACACGACGACCAGCCGGACGCTGTTCGCGTTGCCCGGCGGCGCGCTGGTGATCGATACGCCGGGGATGCGCGAACTGGGGCTTGCCGATTCCGGCGCCGGGGTGGAGGATAGTTTTGCCGAAATCCGCGACCTGGCGCGGGCGTGCCGCTTTTCCGATTGCAGCCATCAGGAAGAGCCGGGCTGTGCGGTGCGGGCGGCGATCGACGAGGGATCGTTGGCGCCCGCGGCGCTGGACAGCTACCTCCGGTTGCGCCGGGAAGCGCGACGATTTGAGCAGTCCGCGGCGGAGCTCCGGCGGACGGAGCGCAAGCACGGGAAGATGATCAAGCAGATTCTTCGGGAAAAGCGCGATCGCTGGTAG
- a CDS encoding acyltransferase — protein sequence MSFFDAWRARRFQKKFKKVGPGCRFDCDYLEIKGHVELGARCVVENNVLLRTHGQGRILVGDEVELGVHVMIASNDRVEIGAGTRIEPYAVLRDMNHTFHGTDVHWRLTPHQTAPIIIGKNCYIGPHTYILPGVTIGDGAVILPRSMVKKDVGPNEIWAGAPVAQCIGRRDGGGPRAALKRHAELLALYGFEEPSGESE from the coding sequence ATGAGCTTCTTTGATGCCTGGCGCGCGCGCCGATTCCAGAAAAAATTCAAAAAGGTTGGCCCTGGCTGCCGATTCGATTGCGATTACCTGGAGATCAAGGGTCACGTGGAGCTGGGGGCGCGCTGCGTGGTGGAAAACAATGTCCTCCTGCGGACGCACGGCCAGGGACGGATCCTCGTCGGCGACGAGGTGGAGCTGGGCGTGCATGTCATGATCGCGAGCAATGATCGCGTGGAAATCGGCGCCGGAACCCGCATCGAGCCCTACGCCGTGCTGCGGGACATGAACCACACCTTTCACGGCACGGATGTGCACTGGCGCCTGACCCCGCACCAGACTGCGCCCATCATCATCGGCAAGAACTGCTACATCGGCCCGCACACCTATATCCTACCTGGCGTGACCATCGGCGACGGCGCGGTTATCCTTCCGCGAAGCATGGTGAAAAAGGACGTGGGCCCCAATGAAATCTGGGCGGGCGCCCCCGTCGCGCAGTGTATCGGTCGACGTGATGGCGGCGGCCCCCGGGCCGCCCTGAAACGCCACGCCGAGCTGCTCGCGCTCTACGGCTTCGAGGAACCATCCGGGGAATCCGAATAG
- a CDS encoding beta-ketoacyl-[acyl-carrier-protein] synthase family protein has product MEVNAVVITGMGVLSCNGIGREAYWDAIASGQSGIRRIKRFDASDLPCQIAGELWDFNPEDFMKKNVVRNWNRHVHQAIASSRLAVQDANLKGAGYDPERIAVAMGTSIGSPDEAYRGHMEAMESAGYKKINKLASSAFSGHSATVHVSIDIGVRGPAITIASGCATGLDVLNWGYNQIRLGQVDAAVVGATESPIFPLSLASACSLGILSKRNDDPAGAMRPFDRHRDGIVLSEGACTLVLERADRARARGAHIFAEVAGTGSAAEGQNPLMLEAEGKTLARAIETAISSAGINRYDIGCIQAHGVSLDMYDRCETNAYKRVFGEQAYRIPVSAVKSMIGQSYSTGGLMGVGAALLTLERGILSPTLNLEDPDPLCDLDFVPNRARLNDIDTALVVSISFGGTHCASVLRKVA; this is encoded by the coding sequence ATGGAAGTAAACGCAGTCGTTATCACGGGGATGGGGGTCCTGTCCTGCAATGGCATAGGCCGGGAAGCGTACTGGGATGCGATTGCGTCCGGACAATCGGGGATCCGGCGGATAAAGCGCTTTGACGCCTCGGACTTGCCCTGCCAGATCGCGGGGGAGCTGTGGGACTTCAATCCCGAAGATTTCATGAAAAAGAACGTGGTCCGCAACTGGAACCGGCACGTGCACCAGGCGATTGCCTCTTCGAGGCTGGCGGTACAGGACGCGAACCTCAAGGGCGCGGGCTACGATCCGGAACGGATCGCCGTGGCGATGGGGACGAGTATCGGGTCGCCCGACGAGGCGTACCGCGGGCACATGGAGGCGATGGAGAGCGCGGGGTACAAGAAGATCAACAAACTCGCCTCCTCGGCGTTTTCCGGACACTCGGCCACGGTGCACGTCTCCATTGATATTGGCGTCCGCGGCCCCGCGATTACCATTGCGAGCGGCTGCGCGACGGGGCTGGACGTGTTGAACTGGGGATACAACCAGATCCGGCTGGGCCAGGTGGACGCGGCGGTCGTGGGCGCGACGGAATCCCCCATTTTTCCGCTATCGCTGGCGTCCGCGTGCTCGCTGGGCATACTGTCGAAGCGCAACGATGATCCGGCGGGCGCCATGCGCCCCTTCGACCGGCACCGCGACGGGATCGTGTTGAGCGAGGGCGCCTGCACGCTGGTGCTCGAGCGCGCGGACCGGGCCCGGGCGCGCGGCGCGCACATTTTCGCGGAAGTTGCCGGCACGGGGTCGGCGGCGGAGGGCCAGAATCCGCTGATGCTGGAGGCCGAGGGGAAGACGCTGGCGCGGGCGATCGAGACCGCGATTTCCAGCGCGGGGATCAACCGCTACGACATAGGCTGCATACAGGCCCACGGGGTGTCGCTGGACATGTACGACCGCTGCGAGACCAACGCGTACAAGCGGGTCTTCGGCGAGCAGGCGTACCGGATACCCGTAAGCGCGGTGAAATCGATGATCGGCCAGTCCTATTCCACGGGCGGGCTGATGGGCGTGGGGGCGGCGCTCCTGACCCTGGAGCGCGGGATTCTCTCGCCGACGTTGAACCTCGAGGACCCCGATCCCCTGTGCGACCTGGACTTCGTCCCCAACCGCGCCCGCCTCAACGACATCGACACGGCGCTCGTGGTTTCCATCAGTTTCGGGGGCACGCACTGCGCCTCCGTCCTGCGTAAGGTTGCCTGA
- a CDS encoding GAF domain-containing protein, with protein sequence MNVLLVIAEDRGVWEALRASLPEGDLVLHELDVATARRRIASVNVDAIFLDDTSLSGENLVEAVKDMAPGIPLAVLSNREDLLTQAALTRSGANAVLTKPFSCESLQEALASLLHTTYIAAGASQPVDVPALPGASLGQHQMALRWISRLTNCKADLERLAHRLMEGAVDIFDATRCCLLLEREGQVAVAASHGLSDHITGQLRLSFSQGLMHWFDSHACLFDIMAIRSAPEAIKELQVLNGILAAPLMRDGQVFGALVLGDKASGLSYVQEERELLSLFVRSVEILFEDVYGRNRPGYQGPAQLMASDLPVGMVEISPERKVVAMNRRAEALLQLPATKVVGSSVQRLGSAFADVVLRSIARNEPRYHEVIRDPVTNGQLSINVAPGDAGGAMVAFLPQTEERVSQEEIAYSPFWEYLATRVAQEIKNPMVAINTFAQLLPRKYDSEDFRDAFSRVVQQEVERINRVVETLFEFARNPSLRLQQCDVNDTVRSVLASFESELARHAIKLDQSYDPEVLQTELDPVFIKQAVHNVVQNSIEAMPAGGTIQVRTARRDKSIEIRISDSGPGVSKEDSDLIFLPFYSTKEQGMGLGLTIANRILHQHQGAIRWVTDEKEGNYFALQIPTTELSHANDPGH encoded by the coding sequence ATGAACGTGCTCCTGGTCATTGCGGAGGACCGGGGCGTCTGGGAAGCCTTGCGGGCATCCCTTCCGGAGGGCGACCTGGTGCTGCACGAGCTCGACGTGGCCACGGCGCGCCGCCGCATCGCATCCGTGAACGTTGACGCGATATTTCTGGACGACACCTCGCTCTCGGGGGAGAATCTGGTCGAGGCGGTGAAGGACATGGCGCCGGGCATCCCGCTGGCGGTGCTTTCGAACCGGGAGGACCTGCTGACGCAGGCGGCGCTGACCCGTTCCGGGGCGAACGCGGTGCTGACGAAACCGTTTTCCTGCGAATCGCTTCAGGAGGCGCTGGCCTCGCTGCTCCACACGACCTACATTGCGGCGGGCGCGTCGCAGCCGGTGGACGTGCCCGCGTTGCCCGGCGCGTCGCTCGGCCAGCACCAGATGGCGCTGCGCTGGATCAGCCGCCTCACGAACTGCAAGGCCGATTTGGAACGGCTGGCCCACCGGCTGATGGAGGGCGCGGTCGACATTTTTGACGCCACGCGCTGCTGCCTGCTGCTGGAGCGGGAAGGCCAGGTTGCGGTGGCGGCTTCGCACGGGCTCAGCGACCACATTACGGGCCAGTTGCGACTCTCGTTCAGCCAGGGCTTGATGCACTGGTTCGACAGCCACGCCTGCCTGTTCGACATCATGGCGATCCGGTCGGCCCCGGAGGCCATTAAGGAGTTGCAGGTGCTGAACGGGATTCTGGCCGCGCCACTTATGCGGGACGGCCAGGTCTTTGGCGCGCTGGTGCTGGGCGACAAGGCGTCCGGCCTTTCCTACGTGCAGGAAGAGCGCGAGCTGCTGTCACTTTTTGTCCGATCCGTTGAGATACTCTTTGAAGACGTCTACGGGCGAAACCGGCCCGGCTACCAGGGCCCTGCGCAGCTCATGGCGAGCGATCTGCCCGTGGGGATGGTGGAAATCTCTCCGGAGCGGAAGGTGGTGGCGATGAACCGGCGCGCGGAGGCGCTTCTACAGCTGCCCGCGACGAAGGTGGTAGGTTCGAGCGTCCAGCGGCTCGGCTCGGCCTTCGCCGACGTGGTGCTCCGCAGCATTGCGCGGAACGAGCCGCGTTACCACGAAGTCATCCGCGATCCGGTGACGAACGGCCAGCTGAGCATCAACGTGGCTCCGGGCGACGCGGGCGGGGCGATGGTGGCGTTTCTGCCGCAGACCGAGGAGCGCGTTTCTCAAGAGGAAATCGCCTACAGCCCGTTCTGGGAGTACCTCGCCACGCGCGTGGCGCAGGAAATTAAAAATCCGATGGTCGCGATCAACACCTTCGCGCAACTGCTGCCGCGGAAGTACGATTCCGAGGACTTTCGGGACGCCTTCAGCCGGGTGGTGCAGCAGGAGGTGGAGCGGATCAACCGGGTGGTGGAGACGCTCTTCGAGTTTGCCCGTAACCCGAGCCTGCGCCTGCAGCAGTGCGACGTGAACGACACGGTGCGATCGGTGCTCGCTTCGTTCGAGTCGGAGCTTGCGCGCCATGCGATCAAGTTGGATCAATCGTATGATCCCGAAGTCCTGCAGACGGAGCTGGATCCCGTTTTCATCAAGCAGGCGGTGCACAACGTCGTGCAGAACTCGATCGAGGCCATGCCCGCCGGGGGCACGATTCAGGTGCGCACGGCGCGCCGGGACAAATCGATCGAGATCCGGATATCGGATTCCGGCCCCGGCGTTTCCAAGGAAGATTCCGACCTGATCTTCCTGCCGTTCTACAGTACGAAAGAGCAGGGTATGGGCCTGGGACTGACCATCGCCAACCGCATCCTGCACCAGCACCAGGGCGCCATACGCTGGGTCACCGACGAGAAGGAGGGCAACTATTTTGCGCTCCAGATACCCACGACGGAGCTAAGCCATGCAAACGATCCTGGCCATTGA
- a CDS encoding sigma-54-dependent Fis family transcriptional regulator, which yields MQTILAIDDELSIRESYRMILGDDYRVHVAEDGEAALEVLSEKHVDLILLDLTMPRMSGMDFLERLEERGETVPVIIVTGSNTVDIAVRAIKKGAREFVIKPFDLDDLLALVERTLEELREKRELSTLREQGTAGFDNIIGNAPALMEALAKARQAMDVDSTVLITGETGTGKDVLARAIHFGGGRKDKPFVPLSCCAIPANLVESELFGLTRGAFTGATESRIGKMQVADGGSLFLDEIGEMPVEAQSKLLRVLQEGTFYAVGGNREIEVDVRFICATNRPFDRAIAEGLFRQDLYYRINVLPITMPPLRKRREDIPQLVAHFVAKHGPRVNSRVQDFEPRALSRLAACQWPGNIRELENTVERILVCHSSERVIRAEFLNGIVAAEGGVEVSGLEDFAGLPLQEATQRLERHLIKKALEQCNYVQSQAADALGTTRRILKYKMDQLGITDDHDKHSIAS from the coding sequence ATGCAAACGATCCTGGCCATTGACGACGAGCTGAGCATTCGCGAATCGTACCGGATGATCCTGGGCGACGACTACCGGGTTCATGTCGCGGAGGATGGCGAAGCCGCGCTGGAAGTGCTCTCGGAAAAGCATGTGGACCTGATTCTCCTGGATCTGACCATGCCGCGGATGAGCGGCATGGACTTTCTAGAGCGGCTGGAGGAGCGCGGCGAGACGGTTCCCGTGATTATCGTCACCGGGTCGAACACGGTGGATATCGCCGTGCGCGCAATCAAGAAGGGGGCGCGCGAGTTCGTGATCAAGCCCTTCGATCTGGACGACCTCCTCGCCCTGGTGGAGCGCACGCTGGAGGAATTGCGCGAAAAGCGCGAGCTCTCCACGCTCCGCGAGCAGGGCACGGCCGGCTTCGACAACATCATCGGGAACGCGCCCGCGCTCATGGAGGCCCTGGCCAAGGCGCGCCAGGCGATGGACGTCGATTCGACCGTGCTCATTACCGGCGAGACCGGAACCGGCAAGGACGTGCTCGCGCGGGCCATCCATTTCGGCGGCGGGCGCAAGGACAAGCCCTTTGTTCCCCTGTCGTGCTGCGCCATTCCCGCGAACCTGGTGGAGAGCGAGTTGTTCGGGCTTACCCGCGGCGCCTTCACCGGGGCCACCGAAAGCCGCATCGGCAAGATGCAGGTGGCCGACGGCGGTTCACTGTTTCTCGACGAGATCGGCGAGATGCCCGTGGAGGCCCAATCAAAGCTCCTGCGGGTGCTGCAGGAAGGCACCTTCTACGCCGTGGGCGGCAACCGCGAGATTGAAGTGGACGTGCGCTTCATCTGCGCCACGAACCGGCCCTTCGACCGCGCCATCGCCGAGGGCCTGTTCCGCCAGGACCTGTACTACCGTATCAACGTGCTGCCGATCACCATGCCGCCCCTGCGCAAGCGCCGCGAGGATATCCCCCAGCTCGTGGCGCACTTCGTGGCCAAGCACGGGCCGCGCGTAAACTCGCGGGTCCAGGATTTCGAGCCCCGCGCGCTGTCCCGCCTGGCGGCGTGCCAGTGGCCCGGGAACATCCGGGAGCTCGAGAACACGGTGGAGCGGATCCTCGTGTGCCACAGCAGCGAGCGGGTCATTCGCGCGGAGTTTCTGAACGGCATCGTTGCCGCGGAGGGAGGCGTCGAGGTCAGCGGCCTGGAGGACTTCGCGGGTCTGCCGTTGCAGGAGGCGACGCAGCGCCTGGAGCGGCACCTGATCAAGAAAGCCCTTGAACAGTGTAATTACGTGCAATCCCAGGCCGCCGACGCGCTCGGCACCACGCGCCGCATCCTGAAATACAAGATGGACCAGCTCGGCATCACCGACGATCACGACAAACATTCGATAGCGAGTTAG
- a CDS encoding SGNH/GDSL hydrolase family protein, translated as METSRTRRRVLIVIAAVAVLGVAFYLHFFLFRSMGSGPAGPPVPLAPFESVWTDRPVLLLGLGDSVTAGYGASEGKSYVARLVKNPEDEFEDMAGRNLARVFPNLTVRNPSVSGSTSLDHVRDQIPEIEVQPEETLGIVVLTTGGNDLIHMYGRTPSREGAMYGATLEEAEPWIANFAARLDGMIEDIAAKFPGGCQIFLANIYDPSDGVGTFAPVGLPEWPDGLAIHAKYNDIIARCAEQYDFVHLVDMHREFLGHGLFCRQFWREHYDAGDPHYWYFTNLEDPNDRGYDAIRRLMLNAMAGVFAGEAAPTRAG; from the coding sequence ATGGAAACGTCTAGAACACGAAGACGCGTATTAATCGTGATCGCGGCGGTGGCTGTCCTCGGGGTCGCCTTTTACCTGCATTTCTTTCTCTTTCGCAGCATGGGGTCGGGCCCCGCGGGTCCGCCCGTGCCCCTGGCGCCCTTTGAATCGGTCTGGACCGATCGGCCGGTGCTCCTGCTGGGGCTGGGCGACAGCGTTACCGCGGGCTATGGCGCATCCGAAGGCAAGTCCTACGTGGCCCGGCTTGTGAAGAATCCGGAAGACGAGTTCGAGGACATGGCCGGGCGCAACCTGGCCCGTGTTTTCCCCAATCTGACGGTCCGCAACCCATCCGTGAGTGGCTCGACGTCGTTGGACCATGTGCGCGACCAAATCCCCGAGATCGAAGTCCAGCCCGAGGAGACCCTCGGCATTGTTGTCCTGACCACGGGCGGCAACGACCTCATCCACATGTACGGCAGGACGCCGTCCCGGGAAGGCGCCATGTACGGCGCCACCCTCGAAGAGGCCGAACCCTGGATTGCTAATTTCGCGGCGCGGCTCGATGGCATGATCGAAGACATCGCCGCGAAATTTCCCGGCGGCTGCCAGATTTTCCTGGCCAACATCTACGATCCGTCCGACGGCGTCGGCACCTTCGCGCCGGTTGGCCTGCCGGAATGGCCGGACGGCCTCGCCATCCACGCGAAGTACAACGACATCATCGCGCGTTGCGCCGAGCAATACGATTTCGTTCACCTTGTGGACATGCACCGTGAATTCCTCGGCCATGGGCTCTTTTGCCGCCAGTTTTGGCGTGAACACTACGACGCGGGCGATCCGCACTACTGGTACTTCACCAACCTCGAAGATCCGAATGATCGCGGCTACGACGCCATACGCCGCCTTATGCTGAACGCGATGGCGGGCGTTTTCGCGGGCGAAGCGGCGCCGACCCGGGCGGGCTAG
- a CDS encoding methyltransferase domain-containing protein, producing the protein MEYRNRDDVIQRFDGLDMDAEGREYLAFNAARYVRLLERAVHCRQLLDVEAARVLDVGPSFFTALLRDAFPRDAILALGIDHAASRGGHWPPALALDGVTFHGYDLRSAGDPESWLRIEPVHLIVFSEVLEHLHLAPSHVLSFFQSLLAPGGYLLLTTPNAATLPKRLRFALLGKNPIPLFRENAENPGHFREYSREELRAVGEGCGLEVVESRIYNDTYALELDKYHTPKGRLIRLLSDIAPESMRENHYVLYRNPA; encoded by the coding sequence ATGGAATACCGGAACCGAGACGATGTTATCCAACGTTTTGACGGGCTCGACATGGACGCAGAAGGCCGGGAGTACCTGGCCTTCAACGCGGCCCGATATGTGCGCCTCCTGGAGCGGGCCGTCCACTGCCGGCAATTGTTGGATGTGGAGGCCGCGCGCGTGCTTGACGTGGGGCCGTCGTTTTTCACGGCCCTCCTTCGCGACGCATTCCCCCGGGACGCCATTCTCGCGCTGGGAATCGATCACGCGGCCTCGCGGGGCGGGCACTGGCCCCCGGCGCTGGCGCTCGATGGCGTTACGTTTCACGGCTACGACCTTCGCTCCGCGGGCGACCCCGAATCGTGGCTCCGGATAGAGCCCGTGCATCTCATCGTGTTCTCGGAAGTCCTGGAGCACCTCCATCTCGCGCCGTCCCACGTGCTGTCATTCTTCCAGTCGCTCCTGGCGCCGGGCGGCTATCTCCTGCTCACCACGCCCAACGCAGCGACCCTGCCGAAACGCCTGCGCTTTGCGCTGCTGGGAAAGAATCCCATTCCCCTGTTCCGGGAAAACGCGGAAAACCCCGGGCATTTTCGCGAGTACAGCCGGGAAGAACTGCGCGCGGTCGGCGAGGGCTGCGGCCTCGAAGTGGTCGAGTCGCGGATCTACAACGACACCTACGCGCTCGAGCTCGACAAGTACCACACGCCCAAGGGGCGGCTGATACGCCTGCTCTCGGACATCGCACCCGAGAGCATGCGCGAAAACCACTACGTGCTATACCGTAATCCGGCGTAG
- a CDS encoding sugar kinase, with amino-acid sequence MRITVVGSVGLDTVETPSGRVEDALGGAAVYFSLAAANFVPVNLVGIVGDDFPDAHIKLLQSKPINLDGLERAPGKTFRWTGKYHDDVNERDTLDTQLNVFETFHPKLPESTRDAPYLFLGNIHPALQLEVLDQAKPKFIGLDTMNLWIDITLPELKAVLARVDCLIINDGEAKQLTGELNLRDAARAIQGMGPSIVVIKKGEHGCMLFGAGGEIFAIPALPLEVVMDPTGAGDSFAGGFMGYIAQSDATDFDTLKQAVVYGSALASCTCEAFGPSALAAADAARVEARYRAFQALTAF; translated from the coding sequence ATGCGCATTACCGTTGTTGGCTCCGTCGGACTGGATACCGTTGAAACCCCGTCGGGCCGCGTGGAAGACGCCCTCGGCGGCGCCGCCGTCTACTTTTCCCTGGCCGCGGCGAATTTCGTGCCGGTCAATCTGGTCGGCATTGTCGGGGACGATTTTCCCGATGCGCACATCAAGCTGCTGCAATCGAAGCCGATCAATCTGGACGGCCTGGAGCGCGCGCCGGGCAAGACCTTCCGCTGGACGGGAAAATACCACGACGATGTGAACGAGCGCGACACGCTGGACACCCAGCTCAACGTCTTCGAGACGTTTCACCCGAAACTGCCGGAAAGCACGCGCGACGCGCCGTATCTCTTCCTGGGGAACATTCACCCCGCGCTGCAACTGGAGGTGCTCGACCAGGCGAAGCCGAAGTTTATCGGCCTCGACACCATGAACCTCTGGATCGACATCACGCTGCCCGAGTTGAAGGCCGTACTCGCGCGCGTCGACTGCCTGATCATAAACGACGGCGAAGCGAAGCAGCTTACCGGCGAGCTGAACCTGCGCGACGCCGCGCGCGCGATCCAGGGCATGGGACCGTCCATCGTCGTGATTAAGAAGGGTGAGCACGGCTGCATGCTCTTCGGCGCGGGCGGCGAAATCTTCGCCATTCCGGCGCTGCCGCTGGAGGTTGTGATGGATCCGACCGGCGCGGGCGACAGCTTCGCGGGCGGCTTCATGGGCTACATTGCGCAATCGGACGCCACCGACTTCGACACGTTGAAGCAGGCGGTCGTGTATGGCAGCGCGCTGGCTTCCTGCACCTGCGAAGCCTTCGGGCCAAGCGCGCTGGCGGCGGCGGACGCGGCCCGGGTGGAGGCGCGCTACCGGGCGTTTCAGGCATTGACCGCGTTCTAG
- a CDS encoding Gfo/Idh/MocA family oxidoreductase, with the protein MSVTPSRRDFLKTASLSAAAVSMSAASYARVKGANERINLGLIGCGRRGVGAHMAGVHNHDKDENVQFVAVCDPWKVSRDSAAERVKEWYGIDAKQFVHYEELLALDDVDAVMIASCDHQHTIHLEATAKAGKDTYCEKPLANDFASLKTAVEAVEKSGIICQIGTQLRSYPSFTGARAVVESGVLGTISRVEQVRNSADPYWYGYIRDVKQEDVAWDVFDMGTSSRSFDPVAYSAWMGYMEYSQGPVPQLGVHFLDLVHYIMGSGCPSSAVCQGGAFIWKDEHEFTAPDQVNAQYVYPEGFMVSYTSNFGNGSGNLFKVYGTRGTMDLTDWNNPKITKDGCKKGETPLEPGDGNVAPVERPNHVLNWLRCLRTRETPHAPIQAGYDHSIASIMAVESLATGRRQTYDFEKKMIVAG; encoded by the coding sequence ATGTCAGTTACCCCGTCCCGCCGGGACTTCCTCAAGACGGCCTCGCTGAGCGCCGCCGCCGTATCCATGAGCGCGGCAAGCTACGCCCGCGTCAAGGGGGCCAATGAACGCATCAACCTGGGCCTGATCGGCTGCGGGCGGCGCGGCGTGGGCGCGCACATGGCCGGCGTCCACAACCACGATAAGGATGAGAACGTGCAGTTCGTGGCCGTCTGCGACCCGTGGAAGGTGTCACGGGACAGCGCCGCCGAGCGCGTGAAGGAGTGGTACGGGATCGACGCGAAGCAGTTCGTGCACTATGAAGAGTTGCTCGCGCTGGACGATGTGGACGCCGTGATGATTGCGTCCTGCGACCACCAGCACACCATACACCTCGAGGCGACGGCGAAGGCGGGCAAGGATACCTATTGCGAGAAGCCGCTCGCGAATGACTTTGCGTCGCTGAAAACCGCGGTGGAGGCGGTGGAGAAAAGCGGCATCATCTGCCAGATCGGCACGCAGCTCCGGAGCTATCCGAGTTTCACCGGCGCCCGGGCCGTGGTGGAGTCGGGCGTCCTCGGGACGATCAGCCGCGTCGAGCAGGTGCGCAACAGCGCCGACCCGTACTGGTATGGCTACATTCGGGACGTGAAGCAGGAAGATGTGGCGTGGGACGTGTTCGACATGGGCACGTCGAGCCGGAGCTTCGATCCCGTGGCCTACTCCGCGTGGATGGGCTACATGGAGTATTCGCAGGGGCCGGTGCCGCAGTTGGGCGTGCATTTCCTTGACCTGGTGCACTACATCATGGGATCCGGCTGCCCGAGCAGCGCGGTCTGCCAGGGCGGGGCCTTCATCTGGAAGGACGAGCATGAATTCACCGCGCCGGATCAGGTGAACGCGCAGTACGTTTATCCCGAAGGCTTCATGGTTTCCTACACCTCCAACTTCGGAAACGGCAGCGGCAACCTCTTCAAGGTCTACGGCACGCGCGGCACGATGGACCTGACGGATTGGAACAACCCGAAGATAACCAAGGACGGCTGCAAGAAGGGCGAGACCCCGCTGGAGCCCGGCGATGGAAACGTCGCCCCGGTGGAGCGCCCGAACCACGTGTTGAACTGGTTGCGCTGCCTGCGCACCCGGGAGACGCCCCACGCGCCGATCCAGGCGGGCTACGATCACTCGATCGCCTCCATCATGGCTGTCGAATCCCTGGCGACGGGCCGCCGCCAGACCTACGATTTCGAAAAGAAAATGATAGTGGCCGGATAG